Genomic window (Chryseobacterium sp. H1D6B):
TGTTAACGGGAAAAGCCTTGTTCCCCTTCCTCCTCCTAAAACAATAGAAATAACATTGCGATTCATAAATATATTTTGGGTTTTTAATTTTTACTACTTTTTTAAATATATGCCAAGCATAATTTAACACTTCAATGCTTGTGCCATACTGCTATTTCCTGTATAAATCTAAGTATTTTTCTGCTGATTTTTCCCATGCAAAATCGAATTTCATATTCGCATAGATAAGGTTCTGCATCACTTCTTTTTGATTATAAATACTTATCGCTCTATTCATTGCATGAATAACATCATCTACACCTGCATACGTGAAATTAAGTCCTGCGCCGCCAGTCGAAATATCAGCTACAGTATCTCTCAATCCGCCGGTATACCTTACTACGGGAATAGTGCCATATCTCATAGAATACATCTGGTTTAATCCGCATGGTTCTACTCTCGAAGGCATTAATAAAAAGTCTGCAGAGGCGTATATTTTATGTGAAAGATGTTCTTTATATCCTAAATCTAACGCGAAATTAGAATAGATATACTCATACTCTTTCAGTTTATTTTCTATATATGTATTTCCTGATCCTAAAATTATGATATTTAATGCTCCGTAACTTTGTTTTATACTTCTCCAAACTACATCCGGAAGAAGATCAGCTCCTTTTTCTGTTGCAAATCTTCCAATAAATGCAAACAAAGGGAGTTCAGGATTTAGCCCATATTCTTTACAAAGCTTAAGCTTACCTTTCTTTTTCTGCTCCACAGCATTTTTGATACTGAAATTATAATCAAGCATTGGATCTGTCTCAGGATCCCATACTTCTGTATCTATTCCGTTGATAATTCCGTATGCTTTCCCGAATTCCTGGCGGACCAGACTTTCTAAGCCTTTAAAACTTATAAATAACTCTTCCAAATATCCTGCCGAAACCGTTGTAAAAGCATGTGAACATTTAATCATACACGCAAGAGGATTAATATATCCTTTCCAGTCTAAAAGACCCCATTTCCAGCTGTCGAAATCCGGCATATAATCCACCATATTCCAGTTCATCATTCCTTGATATTCGCCGTTATGGATTGTTCCTATAGTTTTTACACCTTTTAAAAATTCAAATTCCGGGCAGTATTCTATCATAAAAGGAACCAATCCTGTATGATAATCATGACAGTGAAGTACATCTGGACGGATCTGCATGGCAGTCAGCCAATGTAAAATTCCCTGCTGAAATGCTAAGAACTGAAAACTTTCATCCTGATACCCGTAAGGGTTTTCGCGGTCTAAAAGTCCGGGTATTTTTACCATGTACAGCTCA
Coding sequences:
- a CDS encoding glycogen/starch synthase; translated protein: MTVFHLSTECYPVAKVGGLADVVGALPKYQNKIKGVEAKVVMPWYNKAFIYDHEFDVVFDGFIHQGPNMLQVQVMKEKTDVLGFELYMVKIPGLLDRENPYGYQDESFQFLAFQQGILHWLTAMQIRPDVLHCHDYHTGLVPFMIEYCPEFEFLKGVKTIGTIHNGEYQGMMNWNMVDYMPDFDSWKWGLLDWKGYINPLACMIKCSHAFTTVSAGYLEELFISFKGLESLVRQEFGKAYGIINGIDTEVWDPETDPMLDYNFSIKNAVEQKKKGKLKLCKEYGLNPELPLFAFIGRFATEKGADLLPDVVWRSIKQSYGALNIIILGSGNTYIENKLKEYEYIYSNFALDLGYKEHLSHKIYASADFLLMPSRVEPCGLNQMYSMRYGTIPVVRYTGGLRDTVADISTGGAGLNFTYAGVDDVIHAMNRAISIYNQKEVMQNLIYANMKFDFAWEKSAEKYLDLYRK